The Candidatus Tanganyikabacteria bacterium genomic interval CGTGGGCAGCCACGTAGAGGGTGCCGCCAAGGGCCGGCCCCACGACCCGGGCCAGGCTGTCGCAGCTCTGCATGAGGCCCAGGGCCGAGCCGATCTCCTCGCCCGCCCGCTTGGACACGCCCGAGTTCAGGCTAGGCCGCATGCAGGCCATCCCGACGCCCACGGCGACCATGGATGCCGCCAGCCAGGCGGGCGAGACTGCGGCGGGCGCCGTGGCGAAGCCGAGGGCGAAGAGCGTGAAGCCGACCTTGATGGTGGTGGCCTCGCCGAAGGCGCGGATGAGGCGGCCGACCGCCATCCCGGAGGCCAGCGCCGACACGAAGCCCATCAGCGCCAGGATCATGCCCACATCGCGCGGCCGGAGGCCGAAGAGGTCCCGCGCGTACAGCGCCAGGGTGGCCTCCATCAGCGCGAAGACCGCGGTCTGCAGGAAGGTCAGGACCAGCCAGGGCCAGAGGCTGGCGCCGTGCGTCCGCATGC includes:
- a CDS encoding MFS transporter, producing MVADATSEDDRGKGMGIAGAAMGLGFVFGPAIGGLLAHGDDLQMPFFIASMVTGLTFVFATLVVDETRPEVPGAARRGLGFFAGMRTHGASLWPWLVLTFLQTAVFALMEATLALYARDLFGLRPRDVGMILALMGFVSALASGMAVGRLIRAFGEATTIKVGFTLFALGFATAPAAVSPAWLAASMVAVGVGMACMRPSLNSGVSKRAGEEIGSALGLMQSCDSLARVVGPALGGTLYVAAHALPFTTGAAVSVLALVFTILALPPASRPVAPPDTSSSHPQSA